TAGGCGCTCCGCTGTGACGGCCGTGGGGAGCTGCGGACCGGCTGTGGCCGGTCGCGCAGTTCCCCGCGCCCCTTTCGGGCGCGATACCCGGCCCCCGATTCCGTGACGCACACCGATTTCACGCGCGTTGAACAACGCCACTCCAGTCCCCGTATGTAAGGGCGGCCCGTGCTCCCCCGCGCGGGCCACCCAATGACGACGGGCCCGCCGTCCCCACGGGCCCGCCCCATACGGAGGTTCCATGGCCGACAACGTCACCTCGCTGTTCCGCAGCACCGCGGCGCACAGTCCGTCGATGGCGGCGCTGACGCGAGAGGGCGGCGACGGGACGGGTCCCGTGGACTTCTGTATCCCCTGCAATCCCTACTTCCCCACCCCCGCCATGTTCGACGAGATGTCGGCCCGGCTGCGCGACATCATCACGTACTACCCCAGCAGCGCGGACACCATCACGGCCGAGCTGTGCAACCTGCTCCAGCTCCCGCCGCAGGCCGTCGCGATGGGCAACGGCTCCACCGAGCTGATCACCTGGATCGACCACCTGCTGGTCCGTGAGTCCCTCGCGATCCCCGTCCCCACCTTCGGCCGCTGGACCGACCAGCCCATGGAGACCGGCAAGCGGGTCGACATGTTCCCGCTCCAGGAGTCCAGCGGATTCGCCCTGGACCTGGCCCAGTACGCCGAGTTCATCCGCAAGCGGGGCACCCGCGTCGCCGTCATCTGCAACCCGAACAACCCCGACGGCGGCTTCCTGCACAAGCAGGCGCTCGTACAGTTCATGGACGCGATGGCGGATCTGGATCTGATCGTCATCGACGAGTCGTTCCTCGAATTCGCCGATGCCGAGGTCGAACCGAGCGTCGTGCAGGAGGCGATGCTGCGGCCGAACGTCGTCGTCCTGCGCAGCCTCGGCAAGAACTTCGGACTGCACGGCATACGCTTCGGCTACCTGGTCGCCAACCCGTCGCTCGCGGGCAAGGTCCGCTCCATGCTGCCGAAGTGGAACCTCAACTCCTTCGCGGAGCACGTGGTGTTCATGCTCAAGAACCACGGCGCGGAGTACGCGCAGAGCCTCCAGCAGGTGCGCCGCGACCGCCTCGACATGGCCAGTCAGCTCTCCGCGCTGCCCGGCCTGACGGTCTATCCGTCGCAGGGCAACTTCCTCTTCGTACGCCTTCCCGTGGGCGCCGAGGGCACCGTGGTCCGGGACCGGATGCTCGCCGATCACCGGATCCTGGTCCGCGAGTGCGGTAACAAGATCGGGTCGTCCAGTCGCTTCCTGCGCCTCGTGGTGCGCCCCCAGGTGGACGTGCGTCGCCTGGTGTCCGGCCTGGAGCAGGTGCTCTACGGGACCAGGAGGGGAGCCGCCGTGCCCGAGCTGGGCACCGGGACCAGCTACAGCTCGGGTACGGCGGCGGTGGACCGGCTCGTCAGCGAGACGAACGGGGCGGGCCTGCGCGGCCTTGCCGCGCAGGCGGTCGGAGCCGGCGCGGCGGGGCTCGCAGCCGCGCCGGCCTCTGCCCCCGGCATGCCGCTGTCCGCTCCGGCGGCGCAGACCGGCGGGCCCGGGATGCCGATGCCGATGCCGATGCCGGCGGTGGCCCAGGCAGTCCCCCAGCCCATGGCCCCCGCCCCGGTTGCGGCCCCCGTCCCGGTTGCGGCGCCCGTCCCGGCTGCGGTGCCCGTCCCGGCTGCGGTGCCTGGGCCGTCCCCGATCATCGCGGCTGCCATGTCCGCCCCGGCGCCCGTGCCGGCTGCCATGACCGGGCCGTCCCCGATCATCGCGGCTGCGATGTCCGCCCCGGCACCCGTCCAAGCTTCGATGCCCAATCCCTCACCGATCCCGGCGGCCCAGATGACCGGCCCGACGCCGCCCGGCGTCCCGGCACGCGGTGGCCTCACCGCAGCCCAGGTTCGCGGCACGACCGGCCCCGTACCGGGCCTGGCACCGGCCCCGGCGGCCGGCTGGCCCAACGCGCAGAGCTGGCCGAGCGCGGCGGGGGCCTGACGGGACGGGGACGCTGCGCGAGCCGCGCCGATCGGGCGGGGACGCGGATGGTTTTCGCCCCCGCCGCCCCTACCCGTCCCGTCCCCAGGGACTCCGCCCCTTCGATCCCGGCCTCAGTACTGGTGAGCTCGCGTCATCAACTGTCGTGAGCTCCTTCGCGAGGTGAGCCAACTGATCACGCACCGCGAGGGGCAGGGCGTCATGGGTGGGCGCTGATGGAGCCGCTCCTCCCACCGCCGGCCTGCCAGTCCGCCAAGGTGGGCATCCCGAAGCCAGGGCCCTCCGCACAGGTGGTTTCCCGCGCAGCTCCCGCGCCCCTCCATTATGTGCAACGAAAGGTTGCACGTTCGATCCATCCGCCCTAGAGTGATGCGCAACCAAAGGTTGCATTAGGGCGGGAGTGGCGCGATGGAGTACGGCAGTATCTCGCGGGAGATCCACATCGAGGCGACGCCTGAGGTGGTCTACCAGGTGATCAGCAGGCCGGAGCACCTGCGGGAGTGGTGGCCCGACGAGGCCGAGCTGGAGACGCCGGTACCGGGTGGCACTGGGACGGTGAGCTTCGGGAGCGGGCCGGAGGCCAAGGTCGAGCCGCTGACCGTCGTGGAGGCCGACCCGCCGCGGCGGTTCGCCTTCCGGTGGGTCTGCGAGGACGGCGAGACCGCCGGGCCCGGCAACTCGCTGCTGGTGACCTTCGATCTCGTGCCCGTCGGCAACGGCACGCTGCTGCGGTTCTCCGAGGCCGGCTTCCGCGAGAAGGGCTGGGAGGCCGCCGTGCTGGAGGAGGCGTACCAGGACCACGTCCGCGGCTGGGACTACTTCCTGCCCCGCCTCGTCGGCTACGCCGCCAAGGTGGCAACGCGATGAGCATCACCGCCGTCGACGACGAGCTGTGGTCGGCCGTCGGAGACCCGATACGCCGACGGATGCTCGACCTGCTGCTCGCCGAGAACGGCGGAACCGCCACCACGCTCAGCGAGCACCTCCCGGTGACCCGCCAGGCGGTGGCCAAGCACCTCGGCGTGCTCGACCGCGTTGGACTTGTCCACGCCACGCCCTCCGGGCGCGAGCGCCGCTACGAGGTGGACGAGGCCCAGCTCGCCCGCGCCGTCGCGCAACTGTCCTCGGTCGGGGCCGCCTGGGATGCCCGACTGCACCGCATCAAGCGGATCGCCGAGGCGATCCAGCGCGGGCGGGACTGACCAGCCCGCCCCGCGCGGAAGGAGACATCGAAAATGGCAGACATCCTGCACCGCATCGGCATCACCGTCGCCCCCGAGGACGTCTACACGGCGCTCACCACCGTCGACGGCCTCTCCCGCTGGTGGACCGAGGAGACGGACGGGGACGCCTCCCTCGGCGGCGTGGTCCGGTTCCGCTTCGTGCCCGGCGGCTTCGACATGAAGGTCCTGGAGACGAGCCCCGCGGAGCGTGTGCTCTGGGAGGTCGTCGACGGGCCCGAGGAGTGGATCGGCACGCAGATCAGCTTCGACCTCAAGCAGGAGGGCGAGTACACCATCGTCCTGTTCAAGCACGAGGGCTGGCGCGAGCCGGTGGAGTTCATGTCCCACTGCAGCACCAAGTGGGCGACCTTCCTGATGAGCCTCAAGCGTCTGCTGGAGACCGGAGCCGGCGAACCCGCCCCGTACGACGTCCAGATCAGCAACTGGCACTGAGCGCGGCAGAACAGCGCACGGCCGCTGCGTGCACATCCACGTCAAGGTGCACACCGGCGTCACGCTCACCTCGGACGGCTCGTTCACCGGCGGCAAGAGACCGGGCCGGTCAGACCGGGTGACCCCTGACGAGGGACCACCAGCCCGGCACATCGACCTCGGCGCGTACGGTCTTGCCGGGCGGCGGGTCGCGGTCCAGCACCTCCCACCGGTCGGCGAGCGCGCCGACGAGCACGAGCCCGCGTCCGCCGTCGTCCAGGGGCCCTGCGGGCCGTACGTCACCGGGCCCCGGCGGACGCGCCCCGCTGCGGGTGTCACTGACCTCGATGCGCACGCTTCCGGTCACTAGGGAGAGCCGCAGCTCGAAGTCCCGCCCGGCCACGCGGCCGTGGGTCACGGCGTTGGCGGCCAGCTCGGCGACGATCACGCCCACGGTGTCGGAGGGGTCCGTGCCGTGCGGGATGCCCCAGTCGTGCAACTGGTTCAGGGCGAGATGGCGGGCGAGGCGGGCGCCGCGCGGGGTGGCGCTGAAACGCTGCGCGAACGCACGTACGGTAACCGGGTGTTGGGGGGTGGGAGGTGCGGTCATGTGCCCAATCTGACGGCTTGGAGACCCACTTCACCAGGTCGGCGCCGCGTACGCTGCGGCAGCGTACGCGCTTACGGACTGGACAGTACTCGTCACCGCTCGTAACCATGAGCGCGGGAGGTGGCGACGGTGGTCGATGGCGCGATGGGAACGGGTGGCGAGCCGGAGTCCTCGGACAGTCTGCGGACATTCGGGGCGGTCGTCCAGGCATTGCGGGAACATGCGGGGCTGAGCCGGGAGGAGTTCGCCGACCTGGTGCGGTTCTCCAAGCACACGGTGGCGTCGGTGGAGCTGGGGAGGAGGATGCCGGATCCGGCGTTTGTGGAGCGGGCGGAGGAGGTGTTGGGGAATACGGGGGCGTTACGGAAGGCGGCGGAGTGTCTGTCGCGGCAGCCGGGGTTGGCGGCGTGGTTCCGGCAGTGGGCGCGGCTGGAAGCGACGGCCATCACGCTCTACACCTACGAGTGCCGGTTGATTCCCGGGTTGTTGCAGACCGAGGGGTATGCGCGCCAACTGTTCGTGGACCAGTTGCCGCCACTGACCGATGAGCAGATCGATACCCACTGGGCTGCACGGGCCGAGCGGCAGCAGTTACTGCGGGAGCGCCCCAACACCGCGTTCGGCTTCATCCTGGAAGAGCACTTGTTCCGACGGTGCACAGGCGGAACGCAGGTAACCCGCGAACTCATCGATCACGTCCTGGAGATTGCACAATTGCGAAACGTCGAGATCCAGGTCATGCCGCTGGTTCGCGAGTCGCACGCCGGCCTGCACGGTCCCATCCGCCTGGCGGAGACTCCGGAGAACCGGTGGTTCGCCTACAACGAGGGCCAGGAAAGCGGTCAGCTCATCTCCGACCCAAAGGTGGTCAGCGTGCTCCAGAGGCGATATGCCAGGATGCGTGCGCAGGCTCTCACCTTCGTAGACTCCGTGAGCCTGCTGGAGCAGATGCGGGGAGCGCTATGAGCATGTCCGAACTGGCCTGGTTCAAGAGCAGCTACAGCAGCGGCTCTGGCGACGACTGCGTCGAGGTCGCCACCTCGTCCACCACGATCCACGTCCGCGACTCCAAGAACACCCAGGGCCCCCACCTCACCCTCTCCCCCACCGCCTGGGCCGAGTTCCTCTTGACGTACCGGTGGGCCGGTACCCCCTGACCGGCCCACTGTCGTGATGGAGGCTCACTGCCAACAGCTGGCCTCTTCGCCGCCCCCGCCGTCCGCCGTGCTGCCGACCGACACCTCGTAGGCGATTCCGTTGCCCACCTTGGGTGGGGGCGAGTAGACATCGGTGTTGAAATCGACGTTGAGCAGCAGGTGTCGGCCCTGTTCTGTCTTGGTCCAGCAGGCGCCTATCACGGTGGCGGGCGCTGCGTCGGGCGGGTTGGGCTCGGATCGCCAGCCGGCCGCGGCGGCTGTCCTGGTGTAGTAGGCGATGACGTCGGCGGCCTTGCCCGGGTACGCGTACACCCGGTCCGCGTGCAGCCAGGGCTCCCCTGGGCTGTCGTCGTCGCATGCGGTGGACACGCCCACGCCGCGGTAGTTGGTGGGTTCCGCGGCGTGGGCGGGCGCTGCGTCTAGCAGTGGTTGGGCGGCCAGCCGCTTGAGTTCGGCTGCTGTGCCGTCGCAGCTGTCGCCACCGATGAAAGAGCATGCGCCCAGGAAGGCGGCCGGCAGCAGCAGGGTCGCCGCCAGCCCGACGCGGGTGAAGGCGGACGATGGTGTGGGGGACAACGGTGCTCCTGGGAGTCGGGAATTCACGTCGGGAACTGGTGACCGGGCGCGGTCCCCCCGAAGGGAGACCGCGCCCGGCCTGTCGATCGTTCGGATCATGGGGAGTGCCGGTGGTGGCTAGCCCCAGAGGTAGCCGTACCGGAACAGGTAGCTGCCGACCGAGTAGAGATACTGGAGCAGCAGTCCCCTGTTCAGCCAGTAGCGGGTCTGCTTGCGGTTCCAGCTACTGCTTTCGAAGATGCGCGCCACTCGGTTGTTGTGCTGGTCCATCTTGGTGTCGCAGCGTCCGTGCCGGGGGCACTTCTCCCCCCACTCGTGGGCGTTGCCGATCCGCTCGGCCGCGTTCCAGCCGAAGAAGTACGTCAGGCTGGCCTGCCAGATGAAGTGCCGGACGGCGTTGCGCCGACCGTGGTTGCCCTTGATGTTCATCGACAGGATGCCGGACAGGTACATCACGAACACGCAGTTCGAGTAGCCCAGGCTCCAGCACGCCTTGGCCTCGTGACAGGCCTTGCCGCACCGTCCGTCGAGGTCGTAGTTGTTGACGGGGTCACCGTTGCCGTATTCGTAGGCGTTGGCGCTGCCGCCGTGGACCGGGTCCGTCGACAGGAAGCGGCCGGTGGTGGGGTCGTAGACCCGCACTCCCATGAGGGTGAGCCCGGTGACGGTCTCGTCGGAGCGCTGCTTGCCGCCCAGCCACGCGTACCGCGCGGCCGGCTGGCCCGCCCTGGGGTTGCCGTACTCGTCGGCGTCCAGGACGGTCGGCGCGACCGAGGTGTCGGCGGGCAGTTGCAGGGTGATGTCCCCATGCAGGTTCGCCAGTTGCAGGACCACGCCACCGGTCTTGGTGGTGGTGGCGGCGAGGTTGCCGTCGGCACCTTCGATGTTGCGGGTGACGGTGCCGGCGGTGTCCTCGGTGATCCACCGGGGGCTGTCCTCGTCCGAGGCGTGGCAAACGACGGCAGCGGGACACAAAATGGCGCCCTTCGTTACCATTGGTAACGCCAGAATTTGCCGACTCTTGACAGACCGGCTCGCAGCCGACCGCACCAGCTAACCGGGCCGGGAAGTCCAACGTGAACGACCCGCCGAGAGCATGGACTTCCAGGATCGGTTGCGCTTGAAAGGCATCTCGAAGACCTCGGCGAACAGCCACGCCCCCAGCACCGAGGCGGGCACTCCCACCACGAGCGTGAACCAGAACGTGGGCAGGCCCGGCGATACGTAGTGCGGACCGATCTTCCGGATGACGATCATGACGATCGGCAGATGAATGAGGTAGAGACTGTACGAAAAGTTGCCGAGACTGCGCATGGGTCGCGTGGCCAGGAGCCGCATGAGGAAGGCGGGTCGGCCCGTGGCAACCGCCGCGATGAGCATCGTCATGGCGGGCACGACGGCGAGATCCACCCAGAAATAGTGGTGCACCGTCCAAACCGATCCCTTGACGACAACAAGCGACAGAACCGGTATGGCGGCCAGGGCGGCGAGCCAATGCCAGGGCAGGCGCCGGACCTTCTCCGGCGCGACGATGACTCCCGCACCCACCAGGCCGGCGACAAACACAGGGGCGAGATTCGGAGTCAGCCAGTTCAGATCTTCCACCGGGGATGCGTTTGGTGCCGACAGGCCACGTGCGCCCACCAGGAGCGTCACTCCCGCGATCAGGACCACCGCACCCAGCCGCCGCCGGATCAACAGGAGGATCGGAAAGACGAGATAGAGCTCGGCCTCCACGCCGATCGACCAGAACGCCCCGTTCGGCGTCGGAGCCGTGAACATGTCCTGGACCACGAGGCCGTACACCAGTATCGATGTGCCGTTCGGCGGTCCGAAATGCGAGGCGGGCACCACAAGCCAAGCGACTGCCAAGCTGAACGCGAGTGCCGCCCAGTAGGGAGGCAGGATGCGCCAGGCGCGCCGACGCAGGAAGCGGGCAACGCCGCCCAGCTGCCAGCCGTTACGTGCCGGCGAGATGGCCAAGGAGAAACCGGACAGCACCAGAAAGAAGACGACGGCCAGACGCCCGTACATCAGCCAACCCAGCCAGGCGGGACCCGAGTTGCGGGGAAACCCCGGAAAGGTCAGCAGCCAGCAGTGAAAGAGGAGCACGTACAGTGCGGCGAGGCCGCGAAGCCCATCAAGGCCCAGTAGCTGGTTTCGGCCGTGCGCTTCACCGGTCCCGCTCTCTTGCCGCACCGGGAGGGGCAGGTCGAGATCGCTGCTGACGGGATTGCTCGATTTCAATGAGATCGCTCGGCCCTTTCTCCGGGCGTCGTGTTCACAGCACGGCGCCGCCCCCTCCCACCTACAGTGACTACGTCGCACGTGGCCAGGGCGTTCAACGGCCGAGCAGGGCAGTGACCCGGTGGCGGCCTGCCGCCAGACGCCGTACTGCTGAGACGGGTCGGGGCGGCCCGGAAACATGGATCAAGGTCGCGCGCCGCTTCGGTCGCGAGAAGATCATGTGATGACCCACCACTGCTGCGAAGCGATGACGAGCCGCGTGAACTGGCACTGCGACCAGCACGACAACCTGTTCGACTGCCCGGACTCCCTGGTCAGGTTCAGCGCCAAGTTCCAGGAGTACGGCCTGGTCATACACGACGGCGGCACCTCCAGCATCGGCATCGACTTCTGCCCCTGGTGCGGACGGCGTCTGCCCGAGTCGCAGCGGGACCGTTGGTTCGACGAACTGGAGCGCCGCGGGATCGACCCGTGGGAGGACGAGGTTCCCGACGAGTTCCAGGACGCCCGCTGGCTCACCCTGCCTTCCCGAACGGAGGAGTAGACGGCTACTGGGGGCGCCTTCACTCCAGTGCCGCCCGTACCGCGTAATCCGCCCGTGCCGAGATCCTCATGAGCCCCTTGCCGGGCCCTCATGTGTGGACAATGGCCGCATCCCGGGCCCCTGAGGAGACTCTCTTGGTGTTGAGCAGACGTACCTTCAGCGCGATCGCCGGTAGCGCCGCCCTCGGACTCTCGATCGGCTGCGGCGGAGGGGTGGGGGCAGCCGCCGGACCCGCCCCGACCGGGCCGGCCCCTGGGCCCGACCCCGGCCCCCCGGGCGCCGACGGGCGGACGCACACCGTCGGCTTCGACAAGTACTCGATGATCGTCGACGGTGGCCGGGTCGTGCTGTGGTCCGGCGAGGTGCATCCCTTCCGGCTGCCGAGCCCGTCCCTGTGGCGGGACGTCCTGCAGAAGCTGCGCGCCCACGGCTACAACACGATCAGCGTCTACGTCTCCTGGAACTACCACTCCCCCGCCCCGGGCTCGTACGACTTCACGGGCGTCCGCGACCTGGACCTGTTCCTGCGCACGGCCGCCGAGACGGGGCTGTATGTGATCCTGCGCCCGGGCCCGTACATCAACGCCGAGGTCGACGCGGGCGGCTTCCCCGGCTGGCTGACCGCCACCCGGGGCATGGCCCGCACCTCCGACCCCACGTACCTCACGTACGTGGACGAGTGGCTGACCGCCGTGAACCGGATCGCCGTGCGGCACCTGTACACCAAGGGCACCGGCACGATCGTCCTCTACCAACTGGAGAACGAGTACGCGAACCACGTCGCCGGCCCCGAGGGCCGCGACTACATGGCCCATCTGTACAAGAAGGTCCGCGCCGACGGCATCGACGTGCCACTCTTCCACAACGACAAGGGCAGGAACGGCCATTGGGCGCCCGGCACCTTCGACACGGGCGGTGAGCGGGAGCGCTGGCTGTACGGCTTCGACGGCTATCCGTCGCCGTCGAAGCAGCCGCCGGACTGGGGGTACTTCGGCGTCGGCGGGACGAAGGGCGGGGCGAGCGCGAGTCCTCGAACGCCGGGTTTCCTGGCGGAGTTCGGGGGCGGCTGGTTCGATCCGTGGGGCGGGGTCGAGTTCGACGGCAAGGGGTACGCGGAGTCGCGCCGCACCCGGGACGCGGCGTACGAGCGGCGCTTCTATCTGACGAACCTCGCCAACGGCATCAAGGTCCACAACGTCTACATGACCTTCGGCGGCACCTCGTGGGGCTGGCTGCCGGCGCCGGTCGTCTACACGTCGTACGACTACGGGGCCGCCCTCGACGAGGCCCGGCAGCCGACCGCCAAGCTGGTTCCCATGCACCAGATCGGGCATCTGGTGCGGAGTGTGCCCGAGCTGGCCGCGCTGGACCGGGCGGAGGACACCGTGGTCGGCGGGGGCGCGGGCATCAAGGCGTACCACCTGGTCAGCCCGGGCACGGAGGCACACGTCCACGTGCTGCGCAACGACACCGCCGCCGATGTCGTCGCCACCGTCCCGCTCGCCGGGACGACCGCCCCCGTGCCCGTGCCCGTGCCCGTCCCCGGCCGCGACGCCCGGCTGCTGGTCACCGGCATCTCCCTCGGGCGGCGGATGCTGCGCTACTCCACCGCCCAGCCCATGCTGCGGGTGGCCGCCGGACGCCAGGACGTCGCCGTGTTCACCGGCCGCACCGGCGAGGCGACGGAGACCGTCGTGGAGTGCGCGAGCGAGCCGGCCGTCACCGTGCACGACGGGAGTGCTCGCGCCACGTACGCGAACGGTGCCCTGCGCGTGACTGCCCGGCTCGGTGGGCTCACCCGGGTGATGGTGGAGGGCGGGGGCGTGTCACGGCCGCTGCTGCTCCTCCTCGCCGACGACGAGACGTCCGTACGGCTGTGGCGGTACGACACCCCATCGGGGTCGGTCCTGGTGTACGGCCCCGCGCTGCTGCGCACCGCAACCCTGCACGGCACGACCGCGCACCTGACCGGCGACACGATCGACGAGGCGGACCTGGAGGTGTGGGCGCCGCGCGGGGTGACCCGGGTCGTCTGGAACGAGGGGCGGCTGCCGATGCGCGCCACCCTCTCCGGCAGTCTGCACGCCACGCGGCGACTGCCGGGTGCGGGACCGGTCCGGCTGCCCGCGCTGACCGGCTGGCGCCGCAAGGCGGAGAACCCCGAGTCCGCCCCCGGCTTCGACGACTCGACGTGGCGGGCGGCCGACCGGACCTCCTCGTACAGCACGACTCCCGTGCCCGCCGGGCAGCCCGTCCTGTTCGCCGACGACTACGGCTTCCACTACGGGGACGTCTGGTACCGGGGCCGCTTCGCGGGCGCGGCCGGCGCCCGGTCGGTCTCCTTCTCGTATGTCACGGGAACTCAGGGGTTGTTGATGGCGTGGCTGGACGGGCGGCCGCTGGGCACGCACCGGATGCCCGTGCCGGACAAGAAGACGGTCCGGCGGGGGACGTGGTCGGCGACGGCGACGTTTCCGGTCGCGCCCGGCGAGGGGCCGCATGTCCTCTCCGTCCTCGTGCGCCGGATGCAGCACGACGAGGACGGCCGCGCGAACGACAGCCACAAGGCGGGGCGGGGGCTGGCCTCGGTCACCTTCGACGGCGCGTCGCCCCAG
The Streptomyces sp. CGMCC 4.7035 DNA segment above includes these coding regions:
- a CDS encoding beta-galactosidase codes for the protein MVLSRRTFSAIAGSAALGLSIGCGGGVGAAAGPAPTGPAPGPDPGPPGADGRTHTVGFDKYSMIVDGGRVVLWSGEVHPFRLPSPSLWRDVLQKLRAHGYNTISVYVSWNYHSPAPGSYDFTGVRDLDLFLRTAAETGLYVILRPGPYINAEVDAGGFPGWLTATRGMARTSDPTYLTYVDEWLTAVNRIAVRHLYTKGTGTIVLYQLENEYANHVAGPEGRDYMAHLYKKVRADGIDVPLFHNDKGRNGHWAPGTFDTGGERERWLYGFDGYPSPSKQPPDWGYFGVGGTKGGASASPRTPGFLAEFGGGWFDPWGGVEFDGKGYAESRRTRDAAYERRFYLTNLANGIKVHNVYMTFGGTSWGWLPAPVVYTSYDYGAALDEARQPTAKLVPMHQIGHLVRSVPELAALDRAEDTVVGGGAGIKAYHLVSPGTEAHVHVLRNDTAADVVATVPLAGTTAPVPVPVPVPGRDARLLVTGISLGRRMLRYSTAQPMLRVAAGRQDVAVFTGRTGEATETVVECASEPAVTVHDGSARATYANGALRVTARLGGLTRVMVEGGGVSRPLLLLLADDETSVRLWRYDTPSGSVLVYGPALLRTATLHGTTAHLTGDTIDEADLEVWAPRGVTRVVWNEGRLPMRATLSGSLHATRRLPGAGPVRLPALTGWRRKAENPESAPGFDDSTWRAADRTSSYSTTPVPAGQPVLFADDYGFHYGDVWYRGRFAGAAGARSVSFSYVTGTQGLLMAWLDGRPLGTHRMPVPDKKTVRRGTWSATATFPVAPGEGPHVLSVLVRRMQHDEDGRANDSHKAGRGLASVTFDGASPQVRWRIQGEAAPDPVRGPLNNGGLYGERQGWHLPGIPDGGWQSVGLPRADRGQGVVWYRTDFRLTVDPGTDASIGLTLDDDPARAYRVQIFLNGWNMGQYINDVGPQHTFVLPGGVLDTRGANTLALAVLADGTTPAGPGKVELTLLGRAAGGVPVTLVDSPGPTR
- a CDS encoding ArsR/SmtB family transcription factor, which codes for MSITAVDDELWSAVGDPIRRRMLDLLLAENGGTATTLSEHLPVTRQAVAKHLGVLDRVGLVHATPSGRERRYEVDEAQLARAVAQLSSVGAAWDARLHRIKRIAEAIQRGRD
- a CDS encoding SRPBCC family protein; amino-acid sequence: MEYGSISREIHIEATPEVVYQVISRPEHLREWWPDEAELETPVPGGTGTVSFGSGPEAKVEPLTVVEADPPRRFAFRWVCEDGETAGPGNSLLVTFDLVPVGNGTLLRFSEAGFREKGWEAAVLEEAYQDHVRGWDYFLPRLVGYAAKVATR
- a CDS encoding DUF6980 family protein, with the protein product MTHHCCEAMTSRVNWHCDQHDNLFDCPDSLVRFSAKFQEYGLVIHDGGTSSIGIDFCPWCGRRLPESQRDRWFDELERRGIDPWEDEVPDEFQDARWLTLPSRTEE
- a CDS encoding DUF397 domain-containing protein; its protein translation is MSMSELAWFKSSYSSGSGDDCVEVATSSTTIHVRDSKNTQGPHLTLSPTAWAEFLLTYRWAGTP
- a CDS encoding DUF6973 domain-containing protein yields the protein MYLSGILSMNIKGNHGRRNAVRHFIWQASLTYFFGWNAAERIGNAHEWGEKCPRHGRCDTKMDQHNNRVARIFESSSWNRKQTRYWLNRGLLLQYLYSVGSYLFRYGYLWG
- a CDS encoding pyridoxal phosphate-dependent aminotransferase: MADNVTSLFRSTAAHSPSMAALTREGGDGTGPVDFCIPCNPYFPTPAMFDEMSARLRDIITYYPSSADTITAELCNLLQLPPQAVAMGNGSTELITWIDHLLVRESLAIPVPTFGRWTDQPMETGKRVDMFPLQESSGFALDLAQYAEFIRKRGTRVAVICNPNNPDGGFLHKQALVQFMDAMADLDLIVIDESFLEFADAEVEPSVVQEAMLRPNVVVLRSLGKNFGLHGIRFGYLVANPSLAGKVRSMLPKWNLNSFAEHVVFMLKNHGAEYAQSLQQVRRDRLDMASQLSALPGLTVYPSQGNFLFVRLPVGAEGTVVRDRMLADHRILVRECGNKIGSSSRFLRLVVRPQVDVRRLVSGLEQVLYGTRRGAAVPELGTGTSYSSGTAAVDRLVSETNGAGLRGLAAQAVGAGAAGLAAAPASAPGMPLSAPAAQTGGPGMPMPMPMPAVAQAVPQPMAPAPVAAPVPVAAPVPAAVPVPAAVPGPSPIIAAAMSAPAPVPAAMTGPSPIIAAAMSAPAPVQASMPNPSPIPAAQMTGPTPPGVPARGGLTAAQVRGTTGPVPGLAPAPAAGWPNAQSWPSAAGA
- a CDS encoding acyltransferase family protein, which codes for MKSSNPVSSDLDLPLPVRQESGTGEAHGRNQLLGLDGLRGLAALYVLLFHCWLLTFPGFPRNSGPAWLGWLMYGRLAVVFFLVLSGFSLAISPARNGWQLGGVARFLRRRAWRILPPYWAALAFSLAVAWLVVPASHFGPPNGTSILVYGLVVQDMFTAPTPNGAFWSIGVEAELYLVFPILLLIRRRLGAVVLIAGVTLLVGARGLSAPNASPVEDLNWLTPNLAPVFVAGLVGAGVIVAPEKVRRLPWHWLAALAAIPVLSLVVVKGSVWTVHHYFWVDLAVVPAMTMLIAAVATGRPAFLMRLLATRPMRSLGNFSYSLYLIHLPIVMIVIRKIGPHYVSPGLPTFWFTLVVGVPASVLGAWLFAEVFEMPFKRNRSWKSMLSAGRSRWTSRPG
- a CDS encoding SRPBCC family protein produces the protein MADILHRIGITVAPEDVYTALTTVDGLSRWWTEETDGDASLGGVVRFRFVPGGFDMKVLETSPAERVLWEVVDGPEEWIGTQISFDLKQEGEYTIVLFKHEGWREPVEFMSHCSTKWATFLMSLKRLLETGAGEPAPYDVQISNWH
- a CDS encoding helix-turn-helix domain-containing protein; this encodes MVDGAMGTGGEPESSDSLRTFGAVVQALREHAGLSREEFADLVRFSKHTVASVELGRRMPDPAFVERAEEVLGNTGALRKAAECLSRQPGLAAWFRQWARLEATAITLYTYECRLIPGLLQTEGYARQLFVDQLPPLTDEQIDTHWAARAERQQLLRERPNTAFGFILEEHLFRRCTGGTQVTRELIDHVLEIAQLRNVEIQVMPLVRESHAGLHGPIRLAETPENRWFAYNEGQESGQLISDPKVVSVLQRRYARMRAQALTFVDSVSLLEQMRGAL
- a CDS encoding ATP-binding protein, which gives rise to MTAPPTPQHPVTVRAFAQRFSATPRGARLARHLALNQLHDWGIPHGTDPSDTVGVIVAELAANAVTHGRVAGRDFELRLSLVTGSVRIEVSDTRSGARPPGPGDVRPAGPLDDGGRGLVLVGALADRWEVLDRDPPPGKTVRAEVDVPGWWSLVRGHPV